The Candidatus Bathyarchaeota archaeon genome has a segment encoding these proteins:
- the thrC gene encoding threonine synthase gives MKLRCTECSAVFEPYPPRHKCPKCGGLLEYELEYEKLKEVKLSGLFNFWRYRKLLPEVKNVATMGEGGTPLHKAKRLSKKIGVKHVFLKDETRNPTNSFRDRSAALLVSNALDLKYKAVLCATNGNLGASLAAYCAKYGLICHIIVPKLVDMGKLAQMLIYDAIIEEYGEIVDESIERAEKIAKETGWYQATAELNPLVVEAQKTIAYEIAEQLGVPDWVIVSMGSGGTIYSLWKGFKELKKLGKTDFLPKMVGVQAKGCSPIINGFLEGKKHMRKSSTHALAILVKKPLQQKLAVKAIKESRGTAVSVSDQEIFAAEQEIAKLEGIFAEPASSATIAALKKLVNNGTIDKEESVACLITGSGLKATDVLQALTKKKKTIGIGLEISTKEKILRILSEKESYGYEIWKKLGKVMTRPAVYQHLNELEQHGLITSYIKTGRKFFKITKRGMRIMQAIEELKVLL, from the coding sequence ATGAAACTACGCTGCACTGAATGTTCAGCGGTTTTTGAGCCTTACCCGCCTAGACATAAATGCCCAAAATGTGGAGGCTTACTTGAATACGAACTAGAGTATGAAAAACTGAAAGAAGTTAAACTGTCAGGATTATTCAACTTCTGGAGATACCGCAAACTGCTGCCAGAAGTCAAAAATGTAGCCACAATGGGAGAAGGGGGAACACCGCTTCACAAAGCAAAGAGATTAAGCAAGAAAATTGGAGTAAAACATGTCTTCCTTAAAGATGAAACTAGAAACCCAACAAACTCGTTTAGAGACAGAAGCGCCGCACTGCTTGTTTCAAACGCCCTAGACCTAAAATATAAGGCTGTACTTTGCGCAACAAACGGAAATTTAGGCGCATCCTTAGCAGCCTACTGTGCAAAATACGGGTTAATATGCCACATAATAGTTCCAAAACTAGTGGATATGGGAAAACTCGCCCAAATGCTCATTTACGACGCAATAATAGAAGAATATGGAGAAATAGTGGACGAATCAATAGAAAGAGCGGAAAAAATTGCTAAAGAAACAGGATGGTACCAAGCAACAGCAGAGTTAAATCCCCTAGTTGTTGAAGCACAGAAAACAATAGCCTACGAAATTGCAGAACAACTTGGAGTCCCAGACTGGGTGATAGTTTCCATGGGAAGCGGAGGAACAATCTATTCGCTTTGGAAAGGATTTAAAGAACTAAAAAAACTTGGAAAAACTGACTTTCTGCCAAAAATGGTAGGGGTCCAAGCCAAGGGATGTTCACCAATAATAAACGGCTTTCTAGAGGGAAAAAAGCATATGAGAAAATCTTCAACCCATGCACTTGCAATACTTGTGAAAAAACCGTTACAGCAAAAACTAGCCGTAAAAGCAATAAAAGAATCAAGGGGAACAGCAGTTTCAGTTTCAGACCAAGAAATTTTCGCAGCTGAACAGGAAATCGCAAAACTTGAGGGAATATTCGCTGAACCGGCAAGCTCGGCTACAATAGCCGCTCTGAAAAAACTTGTAAATAATGGAACAATAGATAAAGAGGAAAGTGTTGCGTGTTTAATTACTGGAAGCGGACTGAAAGCAACAGATGTTCTACAAGCATTAACTAAGAAAAAAAAGACTATAGGAATAGGATTAGAAATTAGCACTAAAGAAAAAATTTTACGAATTTTAAGTGAAAAAGAAAGTTATGGCTATGAAATTTGGAAAAAACTTGGAAAAGTCATGACCCGCCCAGCAGTCTATCAGCATCTAAATGAACTTGAACAACACGGCCTAATAACTTCCTATATTAAGACAGGGCGAAAGTTCTTCAAAATAACTAAACGGGGAATGCGCATCATGCAAGCTATTGAAGAGTTGAAGGTTTTGTTATAG
- a CDS encoding class I SAM-dependent methyltransferase produces MEFDKKYFESLDYSLRESMIKRFGLNVLSWASKKIGSNLFDGKGKKALDVGCSFGYITSLLERMKYETYGLDVSTYALREAARKRKTYAHLLACDVQCPLPFPQKTFDLITCFDVLEHLEKPAKALENMYKVCKGVIICTTPHRLFDKALKTLGGDYDETHINLRTPGEWRKIIEKKLGISPDKLFIETYYEVPIRLSNRLLAFKSIKMPKIGLNIRILIKV; encoded by the coding sequence ATGGAATTTGATAAGAAATACTTTGAAAGTCTAGATTATTCTTTAAGAGAGTCCATGATTAAACGTTTTGGATTAAACGTTCTCAGTTGGGCTTCCAAAAAGATTGGAAGTAATCTTTTTGACGGAAAAGGGAAAAAAGCCTTGGATGTCGGGTGTTCTTTTGGCTATATTACTTCCTTGCTGGAACGTATGAAGTATGAAACCTACGGCTTGGACGTGTCCACTTATGCTCTGCGTGAAGCGGCTAGAAAAAGGAAAACTTATGCTCACCTCTTGGCATGCGATGTACAGTGCCCCCTGCCATTCCCCCAAAAAACCTTTGATTTGATAACCTGCTTCGATGTGCTTGAGCATCTGGAAAAACCGGCTAAAGCCTTAGAAAACATGTATAAGGTTTGTAAAGGAGTAATCATTTGCACAACGCCCCATAGACTGTTTGATAAGGCTTTGAAAACACTTGGGGGCGACTACGATGAAACGCACATAAACTTGAGAACTCCCGGCGAGTGGCGAAAAATAATTGAGAAAAAACTCGGTATTTCTCCCGATAAATTGTTCATTGAAACTTATTATGAAGTTCCAATTCGTCTTTCAAACAGACTTTTAGCCTTTAAATCAATTAAAATGCCCAAAATAGGACTAAACATAAGAATTTTAATCAAAGTTTAG
- a CDS encoding radical SAM protein produces the protein MTLFPEKIVGLLKRSFSINSPYHVQWMITRKCNYKCKDCGVWKNQTNEPEISTEDVKIGLDILRDLGVVEIVFSGGNPLLRDDIGEIVSYASKYFVTTVYDNGSMALKKIDELRDADF, from the coding sequence ATGACTCTCTTCCCAGAAAAGATCGTTGGTTTGCTGAAACGTTCTTTTTCAATTAATAGTCCGTATCACGTTCAGTGGATGATTACCCGCAAATGCAATTACAAATGTAAAGATTGTGGTGTTTGGAAAAATCAAACAAACGAACCGGAAATATCAACCGAAGATGTTAAGATTGGACTCGACATTTTGAGAGATTTGGGAGTTGTAGAAATAGTTTTCTCCGGTGGGAATCCCCTACTTCGCGACGATATTGGCGAAATAGTTAGTTACGCCTCCAAATATTTTGTGACTACGGTTTATGATAACGGAAGTATGGCCCTAAAGAAAATTGATGAGTTACGCGACGCTGATTTTG
- a CDS encoding ECF transporter S component, whose product MAVQSSKKTPTTLKVTAAAVFTPLVCIATMIFSVYVPHTRGFFNIGETMVYITALLFGPLTGAFAGGVGSALADILLGYTQYWPGTLIIKACEGAIVGFLGGKLPKFKSKTQWTSFTILMGVSVGLLLGFIGSQYYSGPVNTYFGIPPPENPTFTIYVPKAFWYAIGGVTAFLIILMGFVFEPEFGWTIISIFAGGLTMVLGYFLYEQLILGVLAVAEIPINIGQMLVGLIVATPVTKAIRRYLGT is encoded by the coding sequence GTGGCAGTTCAAAGCAGTAAGAAAACTCCAACAACGCTTAAAGTAACGGCAGCCGCCGTCTTCACTCCACTTGTTTGCATAGCTACAATGATCTTTTCAGTATATGTTCCACATACAAGGGGCTTTTTCAATATAGGGGAAACAATGGTTTACATAACTGCCCTTCTTTTTGGTCCGCTAACAGGAGCCTTTGCAGGAGGTGTGGGATCAGCTCTTGCAGATATTCTGCTCGGATACACCCAATATTGGCCAGGCACATTAATTATAAAGGCATGCGAAGGAGCTATTGTCGGTTTTCTTGGAGGAAAATTACCGAAATTCAAATCGAAAACTCAATGGACATCTTTCACAATCCTGATGGGAGTCTCAGTCGGTCTTCTTCTAGGTTTTATAGGGTCACAATATTATAGCGGCCCAGTTAACACATATTTTGGGATTCCACCGCCAGAGAACCCAACTTTCACGATTTACGTCCCAAAAGCGTTCTGGTATGCAATTGGAGGAGTAACAGCCTTTTTAATTATTTTAATGGGCTTTGTTTTTGAACCGGAATTCGGTTGGACAATAATATCAATTTTCGCTGGTGGATTAACTATGGTGCTTGGTTACTTCCTATACGAACAGTTAATTTTAGGAGTTTTGGCGGTTGCAGAAATACCTATAAACATCGGGCAAATGTTAGTTGGACTAATAGTAGCGACCCCAGTAACTAAGGCTATAAGACGTTACTTAGGCACTTAA
- a CDS encoding AIR synthase family protein: MTKLPHGKIPQEILERIVLKNLGFKREEVILGPALGEDGAVIEIGDKAVVSSVDPITGAVERIGWLALNICANDVATFGVKPLFFSSCILLPEKSNEHVLETICRQIDEAARKIEVAVIGGHSEVTPHLQNPIVVGHCMGITEKESYVTSGGAKAGDHLILTKEAGIEGTAILATDKYETLKKSVNTKILVSAQKFFEKISVVKEALLAFQHGGVNAMHDPTEGGIAGGIHEMADASNLGVKVFEREIPVTKETQAICKFFGIDPLQLLSSGALLIAAKPDKSQEIIEKLKANGIQARIIGKFVEDKEERKIIKKNGKAEELVRPELDHLWIALQK, encoded by the coding sequence ATTACGAAGCTACCGCATGGAAAAATACCTCAAGAAATTCTAGAAAGAATAGTACTCAAAAATTTAGGCTTTAAAAGGGAAGAAGTTATTTTGGGGCCAGCTTTGGGCGAGGACGGCGCCGTAATTGAAATTGGGGATAAAGCAGTAGTTTCTTCAGTTGACCCAATAACTGGTGCTGTTGAAAGAATTGGCTGGCTTGCCCTTAACATATGTGCAAATGACGTCGCAACATTTGGTGTAAAACCATTGTTCTTTTCATCATGCATACTGTTACCAGAAAAGTCAAACGAACATGTTTTAGAGACAATTTGCAGGCAAATAGATGAGGCGGCTAGAAAAATTGAAGTGGCAGTAATTGGAGGCCATTCGGAGGTTACTCCGCATCTGCAAAATCCAATAGTTGTGGGGCACTGCATGGGTATAACTGAAAAGGAAAGTTATGTTACAAGTGGTGGAGCAAAAGCAGGAGACCATCTAATACTCACAAAAGAAGCAGGAATTGAAGGAACAGCCATCCTTGCAACCGATAAATATGAAACGCTTAAAAAATCTGTCAATACAAAAATTCTGGTTTCAGCCCAGAAATTTTTTGAAAAAATAAGCGTTGTCAAAGAAGCCTTACTTGCCTTCCAACACGGAGGAGTAAATGCCATGCACGACCCAACTGAAGGTGGAATTGCTGGAGGAATCCATGAAATGGCCGACGCTTCAAATCTCGGCGTGAAAGTATTTGAAAGAGAAATACCAGTTACAAAAGAGACCCAAGCGATTTGCAAATTTTTTGGAATAGACCCGTTACAACTGTTAAGCTCAGGGGCTTTATTGATAGCTGCTAAACCAGATAAAAGCCAAGAAATCATTGAAAAGTTAAAAGCAAACGGTATCCAAGCCAGAATAATAGGAAAATTTGTAGAAGATAAAGAAGAAAGGAAGATAATAAAGAAAAACGGCAAAGCAGAAGAATTAGTCAGACCGGAACTTGACCATTTATGGATAGCCCTACAGAAATAG
- a CDS encoding glycosyltransferase family 2 protein — protein sequence MKVDVVMLTKDSGYILRKCLNSVYQNVPVNNLIVVDGFSKDNTLNILKEFDEKYGNLRILKDKGTRAKAREIGIKNVETEWFMFVDSDVILCKDWFNKARRHMDSDVGAIWGINVDIVPNFNNKAFYKLALHVARQSFKIRGGLHDTLILHDVVKDIKIPEHLHAYEDAYVINWIKEKGYRVVMCEDIYCFHCRPPEDWHLKGSISLAETEIRCGLAYSRLYKYITYYPFFVMYWIIQNIQRIKNKIRLH from the coding sequence ATGAAAGTCGATGTTGTAATGCTGACTAAAGACAGCGGGTATATACTGAGGAAATGTTTAAACAGCGTATATCAGAACGTACCAGTGAACAACCTGATAGTTGTCGACGGTTTTTCAAAGGATAACACTTTGAACATCTTAAAGGAATTTGATGAAAAGTATGGAAATCTAAGGATTTTGAAGGATAAGGGGACGAGGGCTAAGGCTAGAGAAATAGGTATAAAGAATGTTGAAACTGAGTGGTTTATGTTTGTTGACAGCGACGTAATATTATGTAAAGATTGGTTCAATAAAGCTAGGAGACATATGGATTCCGATGTAGGGGCTATATGGGGCATAAACGTTGACATTGTACCAAACTTTAACAATAAAGCCTTTTATAAACTTGCTTTGCATGTTGCAAGACAATCATTCAAGATTAGAGGAGGGCTACACGACACATTAATTCTTCATGACGTAGTTAAGGACATAAAAATCCCGGAGCACCTACATGCCTATGAGGATGCTTACGTAATAAATTGGATAAAAGAAAAGGGATACAGGGTTGTCATGTGCGAGGACATATACTGTTTTCACTGCAGACCCCCAGAAGACTGGCATTTAAAGGGAAGCATATCCCTTGCAGAGACTGAAATTAGATGTGGACTAGCCTATTCTCGACTTTATAAGTATATAACGTACTATCCATTTTTCGTGATGTACTGGATAATTCAGAACATTCAGAGAATTAAAAATAAGATACGGTTACATTAA
- a CDS encoding flippase-like domain-containing protein, with product MLEERRKILTRTIPFILAGFSILILYLYFVGFSKITEAFARVNPNIFSIAILATVFEILLFTFTWHYLLKALSVKVKFFRALSYVLVGVFVDILIPAESVSAEISKIYLMNKDGKDVGKVTATLVIQRIYGMIIHVASLAFACVCLFIINYPLHSQIVYLVWITTGLTFVFLALIFVFCSKQELTKRLLNKILGFVKRIIPKRFDIQTWEGIIEKGLDTFYSSFSSLLKSPKKLLISIFSAVSSWIFCLLVSQLVFYSLGYNISFIIVVIVYSLSIIVQYVPAGIPAEVGVTEIVMSSLYATFGVPLGVSAVATILIRFLTVWLKFILGFVALQWVGIKTITKGQVVETDKTSFKQL from the coding sequence ATGTTAGAGGAAAGACGAAAAATTTTAACTAGAACGATTCCCTTTATCCTAGCCGGCTTTTCCATACTCATACTATACTTGTATTTTGTTGGCTTTTCAAAAATAACTGAAGCGTTTGCAAGGGTTAATCCAAACATTTTTTCAATTGCTATTTTGGCCACCGTTTTTGAAATTTTACTCTTCACTTTCACATGGCACTATCTTCTTAAGGCTCTTTCTGTGAAAGTAAAATTTTTTAGAGCCCTTTCATACGTGCTGGTCGGAGTTTTCGTAGACATACTCATTCCAGCTGAGTCAGTAAGCGCTGAAATTTCGAAAATATACTTAATGAACAAAGATGGTAAAGATGTTGGAAAAGTTACCGCCACACTTGTCATCCAACGTATTTACGGGATGATAATACATGTTGCCAGCCTAGCCTTTGCATGTGTCTGCTTGTTTATCATAAATTATCCATTGCACAGCCAAATAGTTTACTTGGTTTGGATAACAACAGGACTAACATTCGTTTTTCTCGCTTTAATCTTTGTCTTCTGTTCTAAACAGGAGCTGACAAAAAGACTTCTAAATAAGATTCTAGGATTTGTTAAACGTATAATTCCTAAACGATTTGACATCCAGACGTGGGAGGGAATAATAGAAAAGGGGTTAGATACCTTTTATTCATCGTTTTCTTCTCTTCTGAAAAGTCCTAAAAAATTGTTAATATCAATTTTTTCAGCTGTTTCGTCATGGATTTTCTGTTTACTTGTTTCTCAGCTTGTCTTTTATTCATTAGGCTACAACATATCCTTTATTATAGTTGTGATAGTTTATTCTTTGAGTATAATTGTTCAATATGTACCAGCTGGAATTCCGGCTGAGGTGGGAGTAACTGAAATAGTTATGAGTTCCCTCTACGCCACGTTTGGAGTTCCCCTAGGCGTTAGTGCCGTTGCAACCATACTTATCAGATTTCTAACCGTTTGGCTGAAATTCATTCTTGGATTCGTAGCCTTACAGTGGGTAGGAATCAAAACCATAACTAAAGGCCAAGTAGTAGAAACTGATAAAACAAGTTTTAAACAACTTTGA